The Prevotella melaninogenica ATCC 25845 genome includes a window with the following:
- a CDS encoding winged helix-turn-helix domain-containing protein, producing the protein MTEKKEVKSAPKAVKKAPAKKAPAKKSVVAINAENVGFKAGDVYNALAAEAKALTVAEIAKAANISTEEVYLGIGWLFKEGKVKGENDKVALA; encoded by the coding sequence ATGACAGAAAAGAAAGAAGTTAAGTCTGCTCCTAAAGCAGTAAAGAAGGCTCCTGCTAAGAAAGCTCCTGCTAAGAAGTCAGTTGTAGCTATTAATGCAGAGAATGTCGGTTTTAAGGCTGGCGATGTTTACAATGCTCTTGCTGCTGAAGCCAAGGCTTTGACAGTTGCTGAGATTGCTAAGGCTGCTAATATTAGCACCGAGGAGGTTTATCTTGGCATTGGTTGGCTCTTTAAGGAGGGCAAAGTTAAAGGTGAAAACGATAAAGTTGCTCTTGCATAA
- a CDS encoding mannose-1-phosphate guanylyltransferase, whose amino-acid sequence MAQTDNHLVIMAGGVGGRFWPMSTADRPKQFIDVLGVGRSLIQLTYDRFAGVVPSDNVWVVTNQKYVSLVHEQLPEIPLNHILSEPCRRNTAPCIAYVSWRIKKENPKANIVVSPSDHIVTNETEFKRVISNCLKFTAETDAVVTLGMKPTRPETGYGYIQADLSTASARNREIYRVDQFREKPDLPTAEQYIKQNNFFWNAGIFIWSASTIVNAFRIYQPSIARIFERIMDVLDTADEQRVIDEVYPECENISVDYAIMEKAEEIFVCPADFGWSDLGTWGSLLAQTQHDIYGNAVIGKDVHLFDSKNCIVHTTEERKVVIQGLDGYIVAEQDGKLLICRLSEEQRLKQFTGEG is encoded by the coding sequence ATGGCGCAAACTGATAATCATCTCGTCATTATGGCAGGTGGCGTAGGAGGTAGATTCTGGCCGATGAGTACTGCAGACCGTCCTAAGCAGTTTATTGATGTCTTAGGAGTAGGTAGATCACTCATCCAGCTGACCTATGATCGCTTTGCAGGTGTTGTTCCCTCTGACAATGTGTGGGTTGTCACGAACCAAAAGTATGTCTCTTTAGTTCATGAACAGCTCCCAGAGATACCTTTGAATCATATTTTGAGCGAGCCTTGCCGTCGTAATACAGCACCTTGTATTGCATACGTGAGTTGGCGTATCAAGAAAGAGAACCCAAAGGCTAATATCGTGGTGTCACCAAGTGATCATATTGTGACCAATGAAACTGAGTTCAAACGTGTTATTTCTAACTGTTTGAAGTTTACTGCAGAAACGGATGCTGTGGTTACTTTGGGTATGAAACCAACACGCCCAGAGACGGGTTATGGCTATATACAAGCTGACCTTTCAACAGCTTCAGCGCGTAATCGCGAGATTTATCGTGTTGATCAGTTCCGTGAGAAACCAGATTTACCAACAGCAGAACAATATATCAAGCAGAATAACTTCTTCTGGAATGCAGGAATCTTCATCTGGAGTGCCTCTACTATTGTCAATGCTTTCCGTATTTATCAGCCAAGTATAGCAAGAATTTTTGAGCGTATCATGGATGTCTTAGATACAGCCGATGAACAACGCGTGATTGATGAGGTTTATCCAGAGTGTGAGAATATCTCTGTCGATTATGCTATTATGGAAAAGGCTGAAGAGATATTTGTATGCCCTGCAGACTTTGGTTGGAGTGATTTAGGAACTTGGGGATCGTTGCTTGCCCAGACACAGCATGATATTTACGGTAATGCTGTTATTGGTAAAGATGTTCATCTGTTTGATAGTAAGAACTGTATTGTTCATACAACGGAGGAGCGTAAGGTTGTTATCCAAGGTCTTGACGGCTATATTGTAGCTGAACAGGATGGTAAATTGCTTATTTGTCGCCTTTCTGAAGAGCAGCGTCTGAAGCAGTTTACAGGAGAAGGATAG